The Amycolatopsis mongoliensis genome includes a window with the following:
- a CDS encoding class I SAM-dependent methyltransferase, producing the protein MEVTADGCSVEVYLRLPAAGEPEIVHAALPAGASILELGCGTGRVTHPLVELGHPVVAVDDSPAMLAHVRAETVCARIGDLDLGRTFDAVLLGSHLVNTALDPDRHALLAAARRHLSPSGRLIVEWHPPEWFDTVASGQGGRLGEVDVELADVVRGGDLLSATVRYSAGGRRWDQEFTCRRLALDDVLTSADLVFDGWLTEDRNWFAARVAESSPGTRRGG; encoded by the coding sequence ATGGAGGTCACCGCGGACGGATGTTCGGTCGAGGTCTACCTGCGGTTGCCGGCCGCCGGCGAGCCGGAGATCGTGCACGCGGCGTTGCCGGCGGGGGCGTCGATCCTCGAGCTGGGGTGCGGGACCGGGCGGGTCACCCACCCGCTGGTGGAGCTGGGGCATCCCGTGGTCGCCGTGGACGACTCGCCGGCGATGCTGGCCCACGTCCGGGCCGAGACGGTGTGCGCGCGGATCGGGGACCTGGATCTCGGGCGGACGTTCGACGCGGTGCTGCTCGGGAGTCACCTGGTCAACACGGCGCTGGATCCGGACCGGCATGCGCTGCTCGCTGCCGCTCGGCGGCACCTGTCGCCTTCGGGGCGGCTGATCGTCGAGTGGCACCCGCCGGAGTGGTTCGACACCGTCGCTTCCGGCCAGGGTGGGCGGCTCGGGGAGGTGGACGTCGAGCTGGCGGACGTGGTCCGGGGCGGGGACCTGCTGTCGGCGACCGTGCGGTATTCGGCCGGCGGGCGGCGGTGGGATCAGGAGTTCACCTGTCGCCGCCTGGCTCTCGACGACGTGCTGACCTCGGCGGACCTGGTCTTCGATGGCTGGCTCACCGAGGACCGCAACTGGTTCGCCGCCCGGGTCGCCGAGAGTTCACCGGGAACCCGTCGCGGGGGGTAG
- a CDS encoding Gfo/Idh/MocA family protein, whose translation MAPVRVGIVGLSANGGWAATAHVPALAAVDGYELRALSGSSAESARVAGEKYGVPLTFGDAGELARHPEVDLVVVAVKVSEHRALIEPALAAGKQVLSEWPLGVSLAETEALAEEAKDAKTAVGLQGRSAPALRYLRDLIKDGYVGRVLSTSLIGSGGNWGPSVRAGRTYQLHPEGGATMLTIPFAHTVDAFDMVLGRFSELSATMATVRPRVRDEVTGESVPMTAPDQIAVSGVLTGGAVASLHLRGGSSPATDFRWEINGTEGTLVVTAADPLFWIAKLTLRGSRTGVLEKLTVPTRYELPQLAGRSAEPSYNVAHAYARHLKGDLPDFAHAVRVHRVLDAVQRSADTGTRIHPDAE comes from the coding sequence ATGGCACCGGTCCGGGTCGGCATCGTCGGGCTCAGCGCGAACGGCGGCTGGGCCGCCACCGCGCACGTGCCCGCGCTGGCCGCGGTGGACGGCTACGAGCTCCGCGCGCTGAGCGGGAGCAGCGCCGAGTCGGCGCGGGTGGCCGGGGAGAAGTACGGCGTGCCGCTGACCTTCGGCGACGCCGGGGAGCTGGCGCGGCACCCGGAGGTCGACCTGGTCGTCGTCGCGGTGAAGGTGAGCGAGCACCGGGCGCTGATCGAGCCGGCGCTGGCCGCGGGCAAGCAGGTGCTGAGCGAGTGGCCGCTCGGCGTGAGCCTGGCCGAAACCGAGGCACTGGCCGAAGAGGCGAAGGACGCCAAGACGGCGGTCGGCCTGCAGGGGCGGTCCGCGCCCGCGTTGCGCTACCTGCGTGACCTCATCAAGGACGGGTACGTCGGCCGCGTGCTCTCGACGTCGTTGATCGGCTCGGGCGGGAACTGGGGGCCTTCGGTCCGCGCCGGGCGCACCTACCAGCTGCACCCCGAAGGCGGGGCGACCATGCTGACGATCCCGTTCGCACACACCGTCGACGCGTTCGACATGGTGCTCGGCCGGTTCTCCGAGCTCTCGGCGACGATGGCGACCGTCCGGCCGCGGGTGCGCGACGAGGTCACCGGCGAGTCCGTCCCGATGACCGCGCCGGACCAGATCGCCGTCAGCGGCGTGCTGACCGGCGGTGCCGTCGCGTCGCTGCACCTGCGCGGCGGGTCGTCGCCCGCCACGGACTTCCGCTGGGAGATCAACGGCACCGAGGGCACCCTGGTCGTCACCGCCGCGGACCCGCTGTTCTGGATCGCGAAGCTGACGCTGCGCGGCAGCCGGACCGGCGTGCTGGAGAAGCTCACCGTGCCCACCCGGTACGAGCTCCCGCAGCTGGCCGGGCGCAGCGCCGAGCCGTCGTACAACGTCGCGCACGCCTACGCGCGGCACCTGAAGGGCGATCTGCCGGACTTCGCGCACGCGGTGCGCGTGCACCGCGTGCTCGACGCCGTCCAGCGGTCGGCCGACACCGGGACGCGGATTCACCCGGACGCAGAGTAA
- the dcd gene encoding dCTP deaminase, with protein MLLSDRDLRKELDAGRLGIDPFDPAMVQPSSIDVRLDRFFRVFDNSKYTHIDPQLQQDELTSLVEKEGEEPFVLHPGEFVLGSTFELVTLADDLAGRLEGKSSLGRLGLLTHSTAGFIDPGFSGHITLELSNVANLPITLWPGMKIGQLCIFRLSSAAEFPYGSSEAGSRYQGQRGPTPSRAYKNFHRVDTWR; from the coding sequence GTGCTGCTCAGTGACCGTGACCTCCGCAAAGAGCTCGACGCCGGCCGGCTCGGCATCGACCCCTTCGATCCCGCCATGGTCCAGCCGTCCAGCATCGACGTCCGGCTCGACCGGTTCTTCCGGGTCTTCGACAACAGCAAGTACACCCACATCGACCCGCAGCTGCAGCAGGACGAGCTGACCTCGCTGGTCGAGAAGGAGGGCGAAGAACCCTTCGTGCTGCACCCGGGTGAGTTCGTGCTCGGCTCGACGTTCGAGCTCGTCACCCTCGCCGACGACCTCGCCGGCCGTCTCGAAGGCAAGTCGTCGCTCGGCCGGCTCGGGCTGCTCACGCACTCGACCGCCGGCTTCATCGACCCGGGCTTCTCCGGGCACATCACGCTCGAGCTGTCGAACGTCGCGAACCTGCCGATCACGCTCTGGCCGGGCATGAAGATCGGTCAGCTGTGTATCTTCCGGCTCTCCAGCGCGGCCGAGTTCCCGTACGGCTCGAGTGAGGCCGGGTCCCGCTACCAGGGACAACGCGGCCCGACCCCGAGCCGGGCGTACAAGAACTTCCACCGCGTCGACACCTGGCGCTAG
- a CDS encoding VanZ family protein codes for MTNAQVTALQYGFIGFLALWTVVLVPQLITQLARHGGLRLRGIVTTGAVLLYGCMTLAVVFLPLPGPGTRRLSQTVQLHPFQWITDIHTELLKHGEPLSQWFMTQTFQQACMNVLLFVPLGVFARVLWRRGLIGTVLIGFAASLLIEFTQVTANFGTAPYVYRIFDVDDLMNNTFGAGVGWVFGALLLALLRSPVGVQPARGERVHFAETR; via the coding sequence ATGACGAACGCACAGGTCACGGCCCTGCAGTACGGCTTCATCGGCTTCCTGGCGCTGTGGACCGTGGTGCTGGTGCCGCAGCTGATCACGCAGCTGGCCCGGCACGGCGGCCTGCGCCTGCGCGGCATCGTGACCACCGGTGCGGTGCTGCTGTACGGCTGCATGACCCTCGCGGTCGTCTTCCTGCCGCTGCCCGGGCCCGGCACGCGCCGGCTGAGCCAGACGGTGCAGCTGCACCCGTTCCAGTGGATCACCGACATCCACACGGAGCTGCTGAAGCACGGCGAGCCGCTGTCGCAGTGGTTCATGACGCAGACGTTCCAGCAGGCGTGCATGAACGTGCTGCTGTTCGTCCCGCTGGGCGTGTTCGCACGGGTGCTGTGGCGCCGCGGCCTCATCGGCACGGTCCTGATCGGCTTCGCGGCCTCTTTGCTGATCGAGTTCACGCAGGTCACGGCGAACTTCGGGACGGCGCCGTACGTCTACCGCATCTTCGACGTGGACGACCTCATGAACAACACGTTCGGCGCGGGAGTCGGCTGGGTGTTCGGGGCGCTGCTGCTGGCGCTCCTGCGTTCACCGGTCGGCGTGCAGCCGGCCCGGGGCGAGCGGGTCCACTTCGCCGAGACGCGCTAA
- a CDS encoding MmcQ/YjbR family DNA-binding protein has translation MTTWAEVVRLASELPEVEASTWYRTPALKVAGKGFARLRTEAEGGLVVMCGLDEKAALLDSGDAAFFTTAHYDGHGSIIVDLEKVDVDQLRELLEEAWRRKAPRRLLT, from the coding sequence ATGACGACCTGGGCAGAAGTCGTGCGCCTGGCCTCGGAACTTCCCGAGGTCGAGGCGTCGACCTGGTACCGCACGCCCGCGCTGAAGGTGGCGGGCAAGGGTTTCGCGCGGCTGCGCACCGAGGCCGAAGGCGGCCTGGTCGTGATGTGCGGGCTCGACGAGAAGGCCGCGTTGCTGGATTCCGGCGACGCGGCCTTCTTCACGACCGCGCACTACGACGGACACGGCTCGATCATCGTCGACCTCGAGAAGGTCGACGTCGATCAGCTGCGTGAGCTGCTCGAAGAGGCGTGGCGGCGGAAGGCGCCACGGCGGCTCCTCACCTGA
- a CDS encoding GNAT family N-acetyltransferase — MLEGELVRLRALEPEDAEKIHPWVHDPEVGRWMTNSHPQSLAQIRKRAEERPVNSYELVVLGIEAKAEDKLIGVIDLRDAEPEIGNAELDIYIGDAGYRGGGGYGTEALRLMCRYGFNSMRLHMITLWVVAENERARHVYRKVGFSEDGRHREAFVGADGDRYDMILMSMLKGELR, encoded by the coding sequence ATGCTCGAGGGGGAGCTCGTCCGGTTGCGCGCGCTCGAACCGGAGGACGCCGAGAAGATCCACCCGTGGGTGCACGATCCCGAGGTCGGCCGGTGGATGACCAACAGCCACCCCCAGTCGCTGGCCCAGATCCGCAAGCGCGCCGAGGAACGCCCGGTCAACAGCTACGAGCTGGTCGTCCTGGGGATCGAGGCCAAGGCCGAGGACAAGCTCATCGGCGTCATCGACCTGCGTGACGCAGAGCCCGAGATCGGCAATGCCGAGCTGGACATCTACATCGGCGACGCCGGGTACCGGGGCGGCGGCGGGTACGGCACCGAAGCGCTGCGGCTGATGTGCCGCTACGGCTTCAACTCCATGCGGCTGCACATGATCACGCTCTGGGTGGTCGCCGAGAACGAGCGCGCCCGGCACGTCTACCGCAAGGTCGGGTTCTCCGAGGACGGCCGCCACCGCGAGGCGTTCGTCGGCGCGGACGGCGACCGCTACGACATGATCCTGATGAGCATGCTCAAGGGCGAACTCAGGTGA
- a CDS encoding alpha/beta fold hydrolase, whose amino-acid sequence MDDVVYDREGRGEPLVLIHGIGHRRQAWAPVFPLLTPHRDVIAVDLPGFGDSPEPSGGYGVEPALVMFKELFTELGLGRPHVAGNSLGGLLSLALGQAGLVRSVTALSPAGLWNRTQKMYAIATLKAHRALAQRTPPHVVRRIAATPAGRKALTGMIVGKPGRLSPDAVVEDAHALATAPGFEPTAAQSRGDFRFTGPVTGVPVTVAWAEHDRILARPRVADLRKVAPEGTFRLLPGCGHVPMNDDPELVARVLLQGSR is encoded by the coding sequence ATGGACGACGTTGTCTATGACCGCGAGGGCCGGGGCGAGCCGCTGGTGCTGATCCACGGCATCGGCCACCGCCGTCAGGCGTGGGCGCCGGTGTTCCCGCTGCTCACGCCCCATCGAGACGTCATCGCCGTGGACCTGCCGGGCTTCGGCGACTCGCCCGAGCCGTCCGGCGGGTACGGCGTCGAGCCCGCGCTGGTCATGTTCAAGGAGCTCTTCACCGAGCTGGGCCTCGGCCGGCCGCACGTCGCGGGCAACTCGCTCGGCGGCCTGCTGTCGCTGGCACTCGGCCAGGCCGGGCTCGTCCGCAGCGTCACGGCGTTGTCGCCGGCCGGGCTGTGGAACCGGACGCAGAAGATGTACGCGATCGCCACGCTCAAGGCCCATCGCGCGCTCGCTCAGCGCACACCACCGCACGTCGTGCGCCGCATCGCCGCGACCCCGGCCGGGCGCAAGGCGCTGACCGGGATGATCGTCGGAAAGCCGGGCCGGCTGAGTCCGGACGCCGTCGTCGAGGACGCCCACGCGCTCGCGACCGCGCCGGGCTTCGAGCCCACCGCCGCGCAGTCCCGCGGCGACTTCCGCTTCACCGGCCCGGTCACCGGCGTCCCGGTGACCGTCGCCTGGGCCGAGCACGACCGGATCCTCGCCCGGCCGCGCGTCGCCGACCTGCGGAAGGTCGCTCCCGAAGGGACGTTCCGGCTGTTGCCCGGCTGCGGGCACGTGCCGATGAACGACGACCCGGAACTCGTCGCGCGGGTGCTGCTCCAGGGAAGCCGTTAG
- a CDS encoding bifunctional metallophosphatase/5'-nucleotidase produces the protein MRLSTRLVVLAAAALATTAVTTAPASAGQRPDPTTDVRIIGFNDLHGNLEPPSGSSGRVVQSDGTTVDAGGAAYLATHVKQLRSQVRNSFVVSAGDNIGASPLTSALFHDEPTIDFLNMLGVNASVVGNHEFDEGFKELQRMQFGGCHPTDGCQFEKTFDGAKFPFLGSNVYFTNGLPALLPFTVKFEGGVPVGVIGATLKDLPSVVTPEAIKGLKFGDEVEAINRTSNLLDHFGVKAQVVLMHQGDGTEVEGPNDCKLRPGPAAAIAAAVTPNVDAFFTGHSHQQYNCVINDPAGQPRPVIQGSSFGRLLSVMDLKISFRTRDVVRSQTKAFNEIVTRTVTPDPAVAALVADAKAKSGPIANKQVGTITADLPAAGNAAGESPLGDVIADAQLAGTQSNNAVVAITNPGGIRADLTYKSSPNGEGDGVVTYGEAFTVQPFSNIMQTITLTGANLKNVLEQQWQGTTTRILQISSSLHYSYSASAPQGSRVSNITVNGTPVDPAATFRVSVNNFLAAGGDGFTEFTKGTNLAGGPVDLDALVAYLGAHPNLAPPAADRITQLP, from the coding sequence ATGAGGCTTTCAACCCGGCTCGTGGTGCTCGCCGCGGCCGCGCTGGCGACGACGGCGGTGACCACCGCACCCGCGTCCGCGGGCCAGCGCCCGGACCCCACCACCGACGTCCGGATCATCGGGTTCAACGACCTGCACGGCAACCTCGAGCCGCCGTCCGGCTCCAGCGGGCGCGTCGTGCAGTCGGACGGGACCACTGTGGACGCCGGTGGCGCGGCTTACCTGGCCACGCACGTGAAGCAGCTGCGGTCGCAGGTACGCAACTCGTTCGTCGTGTCCGCCGGCGACAACATCGGCGCGTCGCCGCTGACCTCGGCGCTGTTCCACGACGAGCCGACCATCGACTTCCTGAACATGCTGGGCGTCAACGCCTCCGTCGTCGGGAACCACGAGTTCGACGAGGGCTTCAAGGAGCTGCAGCGCATGCAGTTCGGCGGCTGCCACCCGACGGACGGCTGCCAGTTCGAAAAGACCTTCGACGGTGCGAAGTTCCCGTTCCTCGGGTCCAATGTGTACTTCACCAACGGGCTGCCCGCGTTGTTGCCGTTCACCGTCAAGTTCGAGGGCGGCGTGCCGGTCGGCGTCATCGGCGCCACGCTGAAGGACCTGCCTTCCGTCGTCACGCCGGAGGCGATCAAGGGCCTGAAGTTCGGCGACGAGGTCGAAGCGATCAACCGGACTTCGAACCTGCTCGACCACTTCGGCGTCAAGGCCCAGGTCGTGCTGATGCACCAGGGTGACGGCACCGAGGTCGAGGGCCCGAACGACTGCAAGCTGCGGCCCGGCCCCGCCGCCGCGATCGCGGCCGCGGTGACCCCGAACGTCGACGCGTTCTTCACCGGGCACAGCCACCAGCAGTACAACTGCGTGATCAACGACCCGGCGGGCCAGCCGCGGCCGGTCATCCAGGGTTCGTCCTTCGGCCGTCTGCTTTCGGTGATGGACCTCAAGATCAGCTTCAGGACGCGGGACGTCGTCCGGTCGCAGACGAAGGCGTTCAACGAGATCGTCACGCGGACCGTCACGCCGGACCCGGCCGTCGCGGCGCTGGTCGCGGACGCCAAGGCGAAGTCCGGCCCGATCGCGAACAAGCAGGTCGGCACCATCACCGCGGACCTGCCGGCGGCGGGCAACGCGGCCGGCGAGTCGCCGCTCGGCGACGTCATCGCCGACGCGCAGCTCGCGGGCACGCAGTCGAACAACGCGGTCGTCGCGATCACCAACCCGGGCGGCATCCGCGCCGACCTGACCTACAAGTCGTCCCCGAACGGCGAGGGCGACGGCGTGGTGACCTACGGCGAGGCGTTCACCGTCCAGCCGTTCTCGAACATCATGCAGACGATCACGCTGACCGGCGCGAACCTGAAGAACGTGCTGGAGCAGCAGTGGCAGGGCACGACCACGCGGATCCTGCAGATCTCGAGCTCGCTGCACTACAGCTACTCGGCGTCCGCGCCGCAGGGCTCGCGGGTCTCGAACATCACGGTGAACGGCACGCCGGTCGACCCGGCGGCGACGTTCCGCGTGTCGGTGAACAACTTCCTCGCCGCCGGCGGGGACGGCTTCACCGAGTTCACCAAGGGCACGAACCTGGCCGGCGGCCCGGTGGACCTCGACGCGCTGGTCGCGTACCTGGGCGCCCACCCGAACCTGGCCCCGCCCGCGGCGGACCGGATCACGCAGCTGCCGTAG
- a CDS encoding nitroreductase family deazaflavin-dependent oxidoreductase, translated as MVLPKGLARFNRVVTNRINKYVVNWAPGFGMLIHKGRKSGKEYRTPLNVFRTNDGFVVALTYGPDTDWVKNVLAAGSCTVVTRRRNYRVHSPELVHDESRQAMPIPVRQFLGLLNVDDFLLLKRD; from the coding sequence ATGGTGCTGCCCAAGGGACTCGCCCGCTTCAACCGCGTGGTGACCAACCGGATCAACAAGTACGTCGTGAACTGGGCTCCGGGCTTCGGCATGCTGATCCACAAAGGACGCAAGTCCGGCAAGGAGTACCGGACGCCACTGAACGTCTTCCGCACGAACGACGGCTTCGTCGTCGCGCTCACCTACGGGCCCGACACCGACTGGGTGAAGAACGTGCTGGCCGCGGGGAGTTGCACCGTGGTCACCCGGCGGCGTAATTACCGCGTGCACTCGCCCGAGCTCGTGCATGATGAGTCGCGGCAGGCCATGCCGATCCCCGTCCGGCAGTTCCTCGGCCTGCTGAACGTCGACGACTTCCTGCTGCTCAAGCGGGACTAG
- a CDS encoding RNA polymerase sigma factor, with the protein MTHAGDAVARLVRDEGTRVLATLVRVTGSVDLAEDAVQDAVVRALETWPRDGVPGNPRGWLLVAARRRAVDVVRREAKRLGKEADAMPAVDPFPDPVSVRDDLLRLVFTCCHPALSLDAQVALALRTLGGLSTLEVARALLVPEATMAKRLTRAKQKIAQAHIPYRVPSAEELPARLSGVASTVYLIFNEGYTGRGQLLAEAVRLARLLAELMPDEPTALGLLALVLLQDARRSSRFDASGLPVLLAEQDRSAWDFELIKEGVALVGAGLRRTPSVPNAYVVQAAIAACHDLAPSYSETNWDAVISWYDVLLSIQDTAVIRLNRAAAVAERDSPAAGLALVDALRGLEEYPWWHASRAELLHRLGSPSAAGALERAVETGLPAAHAAHLRARIQKENPGENVRGFTESG; encoded by the coding sequence GTGACCCACGCCGGGGACGCGGTCGCGCGGCTGGTCCGGGACGAGGGCACCCGGGTACTGGCCACGCTGGTCCGCGTCACCGGCAGCGTCGACCTGGCCGAGGACGCGGTCCAGGACGCCGTCGTGCGCGCACTGGAGACGTGGCCGCGCGACGGCGTCCCGGGCAACCCGCGCGGCTGGCTCCTGGTGGCGGCCCGCCGTCGCGCGGTGGACGTGGTCCGCCGCGAAGCGAAGCGGCTCGGGAAGGAGGCGGACGCGATGCCGGCCGTCGACCCGTTCCCGGACCCGGTTTCGGTCCGCGACGACCTGCTGAGGTTGGTCTTCACGTGCTGCCACCCGGCGTTGTCGCTGGACGCGCAAGTCGCTTTGGCGCTCCGGACGTTGGGCGGTTTGTCGACGTTGGAGGTCGCGCGCGCCCTGCTGGTCCCCGAGGCGACGATGGCGAAGCGCCTGACGCGGGCGAAGCAGAAGATCGCCCAGGCGCACATCCCGTACCGCGTGCCGTCCGCGGAAGAGCTCCCCGCACGGCTGTCGGGTGTGGCGTCGACGGTGTACCTGATCTTCAACGAGGGGTACACGGGCCGCGGTCAGCTCCTCGCCGAAGCGGTCCGCCTGGCCCGGCTGCTGGCGGAGCTGATGCCGGACGAACCGACGGCGCTGGGGTTGCTGGCGTTGGTCCTGCTTCAGGACGCCCGCCGTTCTTCCCGGTTCGACGCGTCCGGGTTGCCGGTGTTGCTTGCTGAGCAGGACCGGTCGGCGTGGGATTTCGAGCTGATCAAGGAGGGTGTCGCCCTGGTGGGGGCCGGCCTGCGTCGCACGCCGTCGGTGCCGAACGCGTACGTGGTCCAAGCGGCGATCGCGGCCTGCCACGACCTGGCGCCGTCGTATTCGGAGACGAACTGGGACGCGGTGATCTCCTGGTACGACGTGCTGCTGTCGATCCAGGACACGGCGGTGATCCGCCTGAACCGCGCGGCGGCGGTGGCGGAAAGGGACAGCCCCGCTGCGGGGCTGGCGCTGGTGGATGCGTTGCGGGGCTTGGAAGAGTACCCGTGGTGGCACGCGTCGCGGGCGGAGTTGTTGCACCGCTTGGGATCGCCTTCGGCAGCCGGGGCTCTGGAGCGTGCGGTGGAAACCGGTTTGCCCGCCGCTCATGCGGCTCACTTGCGTGCCCGAATACAAAAAGAAAACCCCGGAGAAAATGTCCGGGGTTTCACCGAGAGCGGATGA
- a CDS encoding YciI family protein, which produces MPQYAAIIFASDVDPTKPEAADMMKDYHEFHDGAQAVIRGGAALYPTATATTVRVTGGKGGDIVTSDGPYAETKEALTGFYLLECADLDEAVKVAARIPGAWDGAIEVRPVVDFGQ; this is translated from the coding sequence ATGCCCCAGTACGCCGCGATCATCTTCGCCTCCGACGTCGACCCGACCAAGCCCGAGGCCGCGGACATGATGAAGGACTACCACGAGTTCCACGACGGCGCCCAGGCCGTGATCCGCGGCGGCGCGGCGCTGTACCCGACGGCGACCGCGACGACGGTCCGCGTCACCGGCGGCAAGGGCGGCGACATCGTCACCAGCGACGGCCCGTACGCGGAGACGAAGGAAGCGCTCACCGGCTTCTACCTGCTCGAATGCGCCGACCTCGACGAAGCCGTCAAGGTCGCGGCGCGCATCCCGGGCGCCTGGGACGGCGCGATCGAGGTCCGGCCGGTCGTCGACTTCGGGCAGTGA
- a CDS encoding oxygenase MpaB family protein, protein MDEPELFRQGGFRLAQRLFIEGDIRGDERQVARLREFAQVEDQRADDVVAWMAQQPKGQGRRLFEDALKNGVETPGPLKAFFDEVNAKPYWVDDERLERGAKAITRAGLLGLFPLGDMSLMGGYLASRATKSLVGTGEIEYKATRRLVETATWWIDVTTPGALKHGEQGYASALRIRLVHAHVRAAMNRRDDWDYDAWDRPVNQVQTAGTLLLFSLVYVFGTQLLGLRYSARERGDILHLWRYIGWLMGVDDELLPTSEEDAWRLLWLLAATEFIPDDDSKRLAKALIEANGAVGEGRGAVGKVLSHVSVAVHSSISRLVLGKTNADFLGLPNDPVAQAAIVAVAGVNFAAETVRRFIPGATALQERIGEAGRRGYVKRLEKIFAPDTSYAQHMRAA, encoded by the coding sequence ATGGATGAGCCCGAGCTGTTCCGGCAAGGCGGGTTCCGGCTGGCCCAACGGCTGTTCATCGAAGGGGACATCCGGGGAGACGAGCGGCAGGTCGCGCGGCTTCGGGAGTTCGCCCAGGTCGAGGACCAGCGCGCCGACGACGTCGTCGCCTGGATGGCGCAGCAGCCGAAAGGGCAGGGGCGAAGGCTCTTCGAGGACGCCTTGAAGAACGGCGTCGAGACCCCCGGGCCGCTCAAGGCCTTCTTCGACGAGGTCAACGCGAAGCCCTACTGGGTCGACGACGAACGGCTCGAGCGTGGGGCCAAGGCCATCACCCGGGCCGGTCTGCTCGGCCTCTTCCCGCTCGGCGACATGTCGCTGATGGGCGGCTATCTCGCGTCCCGCGCCACGAAGTCCCTGGTCGGGACCGGAGAGATCGAGTACAAGGCCACGCGGCGGCTCGTCGAGACCGCCACCTGGTGGATCGACGTCACCACGCCCGGTGCCCTGAAGCACGGCGAGCAGGGCTACGCCTCCGCCCTTCGGATCCGGCTCGTGCACGCCCACGTGCGCGCCGCCATGAACCGGCGGGACGACTGGGACTACGACGCCTGGGACCGGCCCGTCAACCAGGTCCAGACCGCCGGCACGCTCCTGCTCTTCTCCCTCGTCTACGTCTTCGGCACGCAGCTGCTCGGCCTCCGCTACTCCGCCCGCGAGCGCGGCGACATCCTGCACCTCTGGCGCTACATCGGCTGGCTCATGGGCGTCGACGACGAGCTGCTGCCCACCTCCGAAGAGGACGCCTGGCGGCTGCTCTGGCTGCTCGCCGCCACCGAGTTCATCCCGGACGACGACTCGAAGCGCCTCGCCAAGGCGCTCATCGAGGCCAACGGCGCCGTCGGTGAGGGGCGCGGCGCCGTCGGGAAGGTGCTGTCCCACGTCTCCGTCGCCGTGCACTCGTCGATCAGCCGGCTCGTGCTCGGGAAGACCAACGCCGACTTCCTGGGGCTGCCGAACGACCCCGTCGCGCAGGCCGCGATCGTCGCCGTCGCGGGGGTCAACTTCGCCGCCGAGACGGTGCGGCGGTTCATCCCCGGTGCCACCGCGCTGCAGGAACGGATCGGTGAGGCCGGGCGCCGCGGGTACGTGAAGCGGCTCGAGAAGATCTTTGCGCCCGACACCAGCTACGCGCAGCACATGCGGGCCGCCTGA